The following proteins come from a genomic window of Flavobacterium eburneipallidum:
- a CDS encoding site-specific integrase: MKTKVSILFYAKRAKASVNGLVPIYTRITINGKRIELSSNRFVEMSKWSTEAGKMKGNSEEARSINSHLDMLRIQIIDMQMELVHKKIPVTAETLKSKILGVDERARMLIPIFQDHNNKIKELVGKEYAPGTLERYKTSLSHTIEFLQWKYKVSDIEINKIDHAFVTDYEFWLRSVRNCANNTAVKYIKNFNKIIKLCLANDWLDKNPFANYKSKVKEVERVYLSEEEIQNIINKDFKTERLSLVRDIFLFSCFTGLAYIDVKNLTKSHISIGIDGEKWIFTHRQKTETASKIPILPVTQLIIDKYADHPKSNNEDRLLPILTNQKMNAYLKEIAGVCEIEKELTFHIARHTFATTVTLTNGVPIESVSKMLGHKNLRTTQHYAKVLDKKVSEDMQILRDKFSMKSINQEQKQLTSNS, encoded by the coding sequence ATGAAAACAAAAGTATCTATTCTCTTTTACGCAAAGAGAGCCAAAGCCAGTGTAAACGGTTTAGTCCCTATTTACACCCGAATTACCATTAATGGCAAAAGAATTGAATTAAGCTCCAACCGATTTGTAGAAATGTCCAAATGGTCGACAGAAGCGGGTAAAATGAAAGGCAATTCAGAAGAAGCTCGTTCAATAAATAGCCATCTTGATATGTTGAGAATTCAAATTATTGATATGCAAATGGAATTAGTACACAAGAAAATTCCAGTAACAGCCGAAACACTCAAAAGTAAAATACTAGGAGTTGACGAAAGAGCAAGAATGTTAATCCCAATCTTCCAAGACCACAATAACAAAATCAAAGAACTGGTTGGTAAAGAATATGCACCAGGAACATTAGAACGTTACAAAACATCTTTGAGCCATACTATTGAATTCCTGCAATGGAAATACAAAGTTTCGGATATTGAGATAAATAAAATAGATCACGCCTTTGTTACTGATTATGAGTTTTGGTTAAGAAGCGTTCGGAACTGTGCCAATAACACAGCGGTTAAATACATCAAGAATTTCAATAAAATAATAAAGCTTTGTCTGGCCAATGACTGGCTTGACAAAAATCCGTTCGCAAATTACAAATCGAAAGTAAAAGAAGTAGAACGGGTTTATTTATCTGAAGAAGAAATTCAGAACATCATCAACAAAGATTTCAAAACAGAAAGATTGTCTTTGGTGCGTGATATATTCCTTTTTAGCTGCTTTACTGGTTTGGCATACATAGATGTCAAAAACTTAACAAAGTCACATATAAGCATCGGTATTGATGGTGAGAAATGGATATTTACCCACAGACAAAAAACCGAAACCGCTTCTAAAATCCCTATACTCCCAGTTACTCAATTGATTATTGATAAATACGCAGACCACCCAAAAAGCAATAATGAAGACAGACTTTTGCCAATTCTTACTAATCAAAAAATGAATGCTTATCTAAAAGAAATAGCGGGCGTTTGCGAGATTGAAAAAGAATTAACCTTCCACATTGCCCGACATACTTTTGCAACCACTGTAACGCTTACAAATGGCGTTCCGATTGAAAGTGTAAGCAAAATGCTGGGGCATAAAAATTTGAGAACTACCCAACACTATGCAAAGGTTTTGGATAAAAAAGTAAGCGAGGATATGCAGATTTTGAGAGATAAATTTTCAATGAAATCAATTAATCAAGAGCAAAAACAATTAACATCAAATTCTTAA
- a CDS encoding response regulator transcription factor, whose amino-acid sequence MKILIIEDEIDIATSIKIYLSRNDFICESANSLKVAIEKIDLYSYDCILLDLMLTDGDGFKILELLKKQNKTEGVIIISAKDTLETKIEGLTLGADDYLTKPFHLSELLVRIQALIRRKQFNGNNVISFNEIEIDTINKSIKIRGNKIEFTKKEMDLLLFLVGNKNKVLSKSAIAEHLSGDMADMLDNYDFVYAHIKNMKKKLKEMGATDYLKSIYGTGYKWGDE is encoded by the coding sequence ATGAAAATTTTAATAATAGAAGACGAAATTGATATTGCTACGAGTATTAAAATTTACTTGAGTAGAAATGATTTTATTTGTGAGTCAGCAAATTCTCTAAAAGTAGCAATCGAAAAAATCGACTTATATTCGTATGATTGTATCCTATTGGATTTAATGTTGACAGATGGGGATGGATTTAAAATTTTAGAATTACTTAAAAAACAAAATAAAACAGAAGGCGTTATCATAATTTCTGCCAAAGACACTCTTGAAACTAAAATTGAAGGGCTAACACTTGGTGCCGATGATTATTTAACAAAACCATTTCATCTTTCTGAACTACTTGTTCGAATCCAAGCATTAATCAGACGCAAACAATTTAATGGAAATAATGTAATTTCTTTTAATGAAATTGAGATTGATACAATAAACAAATCGATTAAAATTAGAGGTAACAAAATTGAATTCACAAAAAAGGAAATGGATTTATTACTATTTTTGGTAGGTAATAAAAATAAAGTATTGTCCAAAAGTGCAATTGCAGAGCATTTATCAGGAGATATGGCTGATATGTTAGACAATTATGATTTTGTATATGCTCATATAAAAAATATGAAAAAAAAACTGAAAGAAATGGGTGCTACAGATTATCTAAAATCAATTTATGGAACGGGTTATAAATGGGGAGATGAATAA
- a CDS encoding outer membrane beta-barrel protein, translated as MRIKIILLVSFLLLSIANLVAQEKVVTVSGSTKDKITKAALPFVNVVLKTSKDASIVAGTITNEEGRFSIANIKSGNYVLEFSFIGYKTKTQLVYVGSLSEFLDQGTAELEEDTTTLQEVVVVSEQNTIGEKMDKKTFSMADNISQSGGSVLQSMQNLPGVTVQDGKVQIRGNDKVTVLIDGKQTALTGFGNQSGLDNIPASAIDKIEIINNPSAKYDANGNAGIINIIYKKNKKEGFNGKVGFTSGLGALWERKENLPAIRPQYSLTPKVNPTLSLNYRKNKINAFFQGDYLYTETLNKNEFVTRTYNDATIINQQLKRNRNTHFTTIKSGIDWNINDHNTLTVSGLFGSEKIIDNGDQPFFNADYSERLRLWTFLEDELKTTYMGTASYQHKFKQAGHLLNIGFNYTFHREDEKYFFDNILPTSTSKDAFKLLSDESVVDFNIDYVKPLKYGRIETGFKFRNRIIPTNMQFFPGTNSPLDASAGGEATYEEIIPAVYGNYIYETNKIEAEIGLRLEYLDLEYEVNPNHPTYKTDGYFYLEPFPNFRFAYKINDNNKLSLFYNRRIDRPNEVDIRIFPKYDDAEIIKVGNPALRPQFTNLVELGFKRNLTKGYLYSALYHRFANATITRIASTVPNSNLIYAIFQNVDKSSNTGIEMVLSQDFTKWYSSNLNLNAYYNQIGAFTVQNLYPQPNTFSAAKQEVLSGNIKWNNTLHLPKKIDAQITAIYLAPDIIPQGKIKSRFSIDLGLKKSVQNGKGEFFLNATDILNTLVIKKEIQGQNFSYTSVDYYETQVIRLGYNYKF; from the coding sequence ATGCGAATTAAAATCATTCTTTTAGTCTCATTTCTATTGCTATCAATAGCAAATTTAGTAGCCCAAGAAAAAGTGGTAACGGTATCGGGCAGTACAAAAGACAAAATTACCAAAGCAGCTTTACCTTTCGTTAATGTAGTTTTAAAAACTTCAAAAGATGCTTCTATAGTTGCTGGCACAATAACCAATGAAGAAGGAAGATTTTCAATTGCTAACATAAAATCAGGAAATTACGTTTTAGAATTTTCATTCATTGGTTACAAAACCAAAACTCAATTGGTTTATGTGGGTTCACTTTCCGAATTTTTAGATCAAGGCACTGCAGAATTAGAGGAAGATACCACAACTTTACAAGAAGTAGTAGTAGTTTCCGAGCAAAATACTATTGGAGAGAAAATGGATAAAAAAACATTTTCTATGGCTGATAATATTAGTCAAAGTGGTGGTTCAGTGCTGCAATCAATGCAAAATTTACCGGGTGTTACAGTGCAAGATGGCAAAGTACAAATTAGAGGTAACGATAAAGTTACCGTATTAATTGATGGTAAGCAAACGGCTTTGACAGGCTTCGGAAACCAATCAGGGTTAGATAATATTCCAGCTTCAGCAATCGATAAAATCGAAATCATTAATAATCCGTCAGCCAAATACGATGCAAATGGTAACGCGGGAATTATCAATATCATTTACAAGAAAAACAAAAAAGAAGGCTTTAACGGTAAAGTCGGTTTTACTTCTGGATTAGGTGCTTTATGGGAACGAAAAGAAAATTTACCTGCAATAAGACCTCAATACTCACTAACTCCAAAAGTTAATCCTACACTATCACTTAACTACCGTAAAAATAAAATCAATGCATTCTTTCAAGGCGATTATTTATATACCGAAACGCTAAATAAAAATGAATTTGTGACGCGGACATACAATGACGCAACAATTATTAACCAACAATTAAAAAGAAACCGAAATACACATTTCACAACTATCAAATCGGGAATTGATTGGAACATCAATGACCATAATACACTTACTGTTTCGGGTTTGTTTGGTTCAGAAAAAATTATTGATAACGGCGACCAGCCCTTTTTTAATGCGGACTATTCCGAGCGATTGCGACTTTGGACATTTTTGGAAGATGAATTAAAGACAACATATATGGGAACAGCATCGTATCAACATAAATTCAAACAAGCTGGACATTTATTGAATATAGGTTTCAATTATACTTTTCATAGAGAAGATGAAAAATATTTTTTCGATAATATTCTACCTACTTCAACCAGTAAAGATGCTTTCAAATTGTTGTCAGACGAAAGTGTAGTAGATTTTAATATTGATTATGTGAAGCCTTTAAAATACGGTCGAATTGAAACAGGGTTTAAATTTAGAAACCGAATTATTCCAACCAATATGCAATTCTTTCCTGGAACAAATTCGCCTTTAGATGCAAGCGCAGGAGGCGAAGCAACTTATGAAGAAATTATTCCTGCAGTTTATGGAAACTACATTTATGAGACTAATAAAATCGAAGCAGAAATTGGATTACGTTTAGAGTATTTAGATTTAGAATACGAAGTAAATCCAAACCATCCAACCTATAAAACTGATGGCTATTTCTATTTAGAACCGTTTCCAAATTTTCGCTTTGCCTATAAAATCAATGATAACAACAAACTATCGTTGTTTTACAACCGCAGAATTGACAGACCAAATGAAGTTGATATTCGAATATTTCCAAAATATGACGATGCCGAAATTATCAAAGTGGGAAATCCTGCACTGCGACCACAATTTACCAATTTAGTAGAATTAGGTTTCAAAAGAAATTTAACAAAAGGATATTTATATTCGGCTTTATACCATCGATTTGCTAATGCAACGATTACAAGAATAGCATCTACCGTACCCAATAGTAATCTAATTTATGCCATATTTCAAAACGTGGATAAAAGTTCTAATACAGGTATAGAAATGGTTCTTTCCCAAGATTTCACAAAATGGTATTCCTCCAATCTTAACCTAAATGCCTATTACAATCAAATTGGTGCGTTTACGGTGCAAAATTTATATCCACAACCCAATACCTTTTCAGCAGCAAAACAAGAGGTTTTATCAGGAAACATAAAGTGGAATAATACGCTGCACTTGCCCAAAAAAATAGATGCTCAAATAACGGCAATATATTTAGCCCCAGATATTATTCCGCAAGGCAAAATAAAATCGCGATTTTCAATTGATTTAGGGTTAAAAAAATCAGTCCAAAATGGCAAAGGAGAATTCTTTCTTAATGCAACAGACATTCTAAACACTCTGGTAATTAAAAAAGAAATTCAAGGGCAAAATTTTAGTTACACTAGTGTCGATTATTATGAAACACAAGTGATTAGATTAGGATATAATTATAAATTTTAA
- a CDS encoding sensor histidine kinase encodes MERVINGEMNKKLLQKTLNYYFIYALVILITVGPVFYFVSKIIYEDDANEDLYAIKNQFDKFTKDNLTVKDIAIWNKFNRDVNIEKLNGIKKDSLFDHSYYDALNKENEPFRVLNSPVKIEDKWFTFSAKINMVEKENLIGSTVILFISLLLLLIVGFFIITKIISKKLWQPFYTALDKMEKFEIDKSTSVKLIKTTTEEFNRLNNAIDSLIHKNSSIYQSQREFIENAAHELQTPIAIFKGKLENILQRKDLNAEQFKLIDDLNSTTSRLVKLNKNLLVLSKIDSNSYNEIEKISLNNTINSQLDFFSEQALSKKIIITTTLVDEVTINSNHILAEILISNLFLNSINHNTLNGLINIKLTNERLTFSNSGSLLPLQTEKMFERFSKSNPSSKGNGLGLSIIKKIVDANHWTINYHFINRIHTFEIVF; translated from the coding sequence ATGGAACGGGTTATAAATGGGGAGATGAATAAAAAACTACTTCAAAAAACACTTAATTATTATTTCATCTACGCATTAGTTATACTAATCACAGTTGGTCCTGTATTTTATTTTGTGTCTAAAATTATATATGAAGACGATGCTAACGAAGATTTATACGCAATAAAAAATCAGTTCGATAAATTTACAAAAGACAATTTAACGGTAAAGGATATAGCAATCTGGAACAAGTTCAATCGTGATGTAAACATTGAAAAGCTCAACGGCATAAAGAAAGACAGTTTGTTCGATCATAGTTATTATGACGCTCTTAATAAAGAAAATGAACCATTTAGAGTACTAAATTCACCAGTAAAAATTGAAGATAAATGGTTTACTTTTTCTGCTAAAATAAATATGGTTGAAAAGGAAAATCTAATCGGAAGTACAGTAATCCTTTTCATTTCCTTATTATTGTTACTGATTGTCGGTTTTTTTATCATTACCAAAATAATTTCAAAAAAACTATGGCAACCATTTTATACAGCATTAGATAAAATGGAAAAATTTGAAATTGACAAATCGACATCTGTAAAATTAATCAAAACTACTACTGAAGAATTCAACAGATTGAATAACGCTATTGATAGCTTAATCCATAAAAACAGCAGTATCTATCAAAGTCAAAGAGAGTTTATAGAAAATGCTGCCCACGAATTACAAACGCCAATTGCTATTTTTAAAGGAAAATTAGAAAATATTTTACAACGAAAAGACCTAAACGCTGAACAATTTAAATTAATTGATGATTTAAATAGCACTACTTCCAGACTAGTTAAACTCAATAAAAACTTGTTAGTATTGTCAAAAATAGATAGCAATTCCTATAATGAAATCGAGAAAATTAGCTTAAACAATACAATAAACAGCCAATTAGATTTTTTTAGTGAACAAGCTCTTTCAAAAAAAATAATCATTACAACCACATTAGTAGATGAAGTCACAATCAATTCAAATCATATTTTGGCAGAAATACTAATTAGTAACCTGTTTTTAAACTCCATAAATCACAATACATTAAATGGTCTAATTAATATTAAACTGACTAATGAGCGACTAACTTTCTCAAATTCAGGTTCACTTTTACCATTACAGACAGAAAAAATGTTCGAGCGTTTTTCTAAATCCAATCCAAGTTCTAAAGGAAATGGATTAGGATTATCAATTATCAAAAAAATTGTAGATGCAAATCATTGGACTATTAACTACCATTTTATAAACCGAATACACACTTTTGAAATAGTTTTTTAA
- a CDS encoding general secretion pathway protein translates to MRLNRKNKGLLFGFLIALYICYSFAISNTISYYKEYQSKSEMISENNSSPKLANQLRQKEKQLDVMLSRYNIKTSESFQNDLLKQLTAYGDSYHLKIIDFKEPHSITDKGFTTTSYIFSLEGSFNGCLALLNKIENNPTLGSIKHLNFTKKRNYKTNIDQLFLEVILQKNKGIK, encoded by the coding sequence ATGAGGCTAAATAGAAAAAATAAAGGATTATTATTTGGCTTTTTGATAGCACTGTATATTTGTTATTCTTTTGCGATTTCAAATACGATTAGCTATTACAAAGAATATCAGTCTAAAAGTGAAATGATTTCTGAAAACAACAGCTCTCCAAAATTAGCAAATCAGCTGCGCCAAAAAGAAAAACAACTGGATGTAATGTTGTCTCGCTACAATATTAAAACTTCAGAATCTTTTCAAAATGACCTATTGAAGCAACTTACTGCTTATGGTGATTCCTATCATTTAAAAATCATTGATTTTAAAGAACCTCATTCTATTACCGATAAAGGTTTTACAACTACAAGCTACATTTTTTCATTAGAAGGTTCTTTCAACGGCTGTTTAGCATTATTGAACAAAATAGAAAACAATCCTACTTTAGGGAGTATTAAGCATTTGAATTTTACTAAAAAAAGAAACTACAAAACCAATATAGATCAATTATTTTTAGAAGTTATTTTGCAGAAGAATAAGGGAATTAAGTAA
- a CDS encoding general secretion pathway protein produces MTLPSLATLLLGKQYIGIEHFSLNNEEKMAILLVEKKKEELIIIKKDRLTHSETLPEKWDKTLPFFLVINTNKVIQKEVQGIDASDDKLLHKAFPNNNWEEFYFETWRFKTKSIVAISRKNYIEEITFNYNKQGITIAGISLGIGSIAEIINYTDREELFTNHQTICKSEESPIIQTNTKIADTVLNINGLEVQNTHLLAFAGILRLLLNGTKNTGNLINYSHQLYEKYNQKSFFSKGIKLMIGILLTILLVNFLLFSHYFKLAAETSENLLLSKYSFEEVIKTKQRILAKEQKVNNVVAMTASQSSLVINEISKRIPSSILLTELVYHPLEKKIKIEEPILTQVKTITLSGTTINNTAFTHWIESLERLKWMKQVIITHFGKNDLNETEFSIKLILK; encoded by the coding sequence ATGACACTCCCCTCTTTAGCTACTCTTTTGCTAGGCAAACAATACATTGGTATTGAGCACTTTTCTTTAAATAATGAAGAAAAGATGGCAATATTGTTGGTAGAAAAGAAAAAAGAAGAACTTATAATTATAAAAAAAGATAGACTTACACATTCAGAAACACTTCCGGAAAAATGGGATAAAACTCTTCCTTTTTTCCTTGTTATAAACACCAATAAGGTTATTCAGAAAGAAGTTCAAGGAATAGATGCTTCAGACGATAAATTACTACACAAAGCATTTCCTAATAACAATTGGGAAGAATTTTATTTTGAAACATGGCGGTTTAAAACCAAATCAATTGTAGCCATAAGTAGAAAAAATTATATTGAAGAAATAACATTCAATTATAACAAACAAGGAATTACCATTGCAGGAATCAGTTTAGGAATTGGTTCAATTGCCGAAATAATTAATTACACCGATAGAGAGGAATTGTTTACCAATCATCAAACGATTTGTAAAAGTGAAGAAAGCCCAATTATTCAAACCAATACCAAAATAGCAGATACTGTTTTAAATATAAATGGTCTGGAAGTGCAAAACACCCATTTGTTAGCTTTTGCAGGCATATTGAGATTATTATTAAACGGTACAAAGAATACTGGAAACTTAATAAATTACAGTCATCAACTATATGAGAAATACAATCAAAAAAGTTTTTTTTCAAAAGGAATAAAACTGATGATTGGTATATTGCTTACGATTTTACTAGTCAATTTTTTACTGTTTTCTCATTACTTCAAATTAGCTGCTGAAACTTCAGAAAATCTTTTGTTGAGTAAATATTCATTTGAAGAAGTGATAAAAACAAAACAACGTATTTTAGCTAAAGAACAAAAAGTCAATAATGTGGTCGCCATGACAGCATCACAAAGTTCATTAGTCATTAACGAAATCAGCAAAAGAATTCCATCGTCTATTTTACTAACTGAATTGGTTTATCATCCATTAGAAAAAAAGATTAAAATAGAAGAACCAATTTTAACCCAAGTAAAAACTATTACTCTTTCTGGAACAACAATTAACAATACAGCTTTCACGCATTGGATTGAATCTCTAGAGCGTTTAAAATGGATGAAGCAAGTCATAATTACCCACTTTGGAAAAAATGACCTCAATGAAACGGAATTTTCTATTAAATTAATCTTGAAGTAA